The following are encoded together in the Bactrocera neohumeralis isolate Rockhampton chromosome 6, APGP_CSIRO_Bneo_wtdbg2-racon-allhic-juicebox.fasta_v2, whole genome shotgun sequence genome:
- the LOC126762688 gene encoding drebrin-like protein — protein MAISFEKHRAQIVAAWNDVLDDKSSTNWSLYGYEGQTNELKVVGSGEGGVEELCEDLNSGKIMYAFVRIEDPKTGLKKFLLINWQGEGAPVLRKGTCANHIHDVAKLLSGAHLTINARNEDDIDVERLLKKLSAVSSTYSFKEPRGVQDEQKTPVGTNYTRVIPTKELNPSVMQDFWKKEEEEEKRRLAAEKEAKRQQLLKLEQEQRAREEKEHLEREKKVISTSKLQPAHVPIKTSPQPLSPEKTVASNFNVGITEAERMRQQRNQEARELIGSRVIAAKAIFTQNTSQGQLQTKLNTAPPAKPARTSIAQRINAFNQPQAAEPEPRKPSPTPGKVALSKFEDVGAVNNTQQPQQHEQQQMQQHQPAVHTSTQRALSPATVTVHTSTLTPTQVAIAPVTVGAVAAAVAPALATNALEEEQPVKPEITAIANNDDVPSAADDYAAENEEQYSTIKRSPHSKSNSLQSPETSSSNATDTAVYQDQDDEGEELEEEEVVRTKVSVTVQQPQSVKNGLSSALDRNDLTDLVNEDDFICQESLGDVGLKARALYDYQAADESEITFDPGDIITHIDQIDEGWWQGLGPDGTYGLFPANYVEIIN, from the exons GTCACTTTATGGCTACGAAGGTCAAACGAATGAACTGAAAGTTGTGGGCAGTGGCGAAGGTGGCGTGGAGGAGCTGTGCGAGGATCTGAATAGCGGCAAAATTATGTACGCTTTTGTGCGTATTGAAGATCCGAAGAcgggtttaaaaaagtttttactaaTCAATTGGCAG GGCGAGGGCGCGCCAGTGCTGCGGAAGGGCACTTGTGCCAATCACATACACGATGTTGCTAAGTTGCTGTCCGGCGCACATTTAACGATAAATGCACGCAATGAAGACGATATCGATGTGGAGCGTTTGCTTAAGAAATTGAGCGCCGTTAGCTCTACGTATAGTTTCAAAGAGCCGCGCGGTGTGCAGGATGAGCAGAAGACTCCGGTGGGCACAAATTACACACGCGTCATACCGACAAAGGAGCTAAATCCCAGTGTGATGCAGGACTTCTGGAAGAAGGAGGAGGAAGAGGAGAAACGTCGCTTAGCGGCCGAAAAGGAAGCGAAGCGGCAGCAGCTGCTCAAGCTTGAGCAGGAACAACGCGCACGCGAAGAGAAAGAGCATTTGGAACGAGAGAAGAAAGTGATTAGCACGTCTAAGCTGCAACCGGCGCATGTGCCGATCAAAAC TTCACCACAACCACTTAGTCCCGAGAAGACTGTTGCCAGTAACTTCAATGTCGGCATAACTGAAGCAGAACGCATGCGCCAACAGCGCAATCAAGAGGCGCGAGAACTCATCGGTTCGCGCGTCATTGCCGCCAAAGCGATTTTCACACAAAACACCAGTCAAGGCCAGTTGCAAACCAA ATTAAATACCGCACCACCTGCCAAACCTGCGCGCACATCCATCGCGCAACGCATTAACGCCTTCAATCAGCCACAGGCCGCTGAACCGGAGCCGCGCAAACCCTCGCCTACACCCGGTAAAGTTGCGCTGTCGAAATTCGAGGATGTCGGCGCCGTTAACAACacacaacaaccacagcaacatgagcaacaacaaatgcagcaGCACCAACCTGCTGTGCACACCAGCACACAACGTGCGCTCTCACCGGCCACAGTCACCGTGCACACATCCACACTAACGCCAACACAGGTGGCAATCGCACCTGTTACCGTTGGCGCTGTGGCAGCCGCAGTGGCACCTGCATTGGCCACAAACGCACTGGAAGAGGAGCAACCTGTCAAACCAGAAATTACCGCCATTGCCAATAATGATGATGTGCCCTCGGCAGCTGACGATTATGCTGCCGAAAATGAGGAGCAATATTCCACCATAAAGCGTTCGCCGCACAGCAAATCGAATTCACTGCAATCGCCAGAGACTTCGTCGTCTAATGCGACCGATACGGCCGTCTATCAGGATCAAGATGATGAGGGTGAAGAGCTCGAGGAGGAGGAGGTTGTGCGCACAAAGGTGTCGGTGACGGTGCAACAGCCACAGTCGGTAAAGAATGGTCTGAGCAGCGCTCTGGACAGAAACGATT TGACTGATTTGGTTAACGAAGATGACTTTATTTGTCAGGAGTCACTGGGCGATGTTGGGCTGAAAGCAAGAGCTTTATACGATTATCAAGCAG CCGACGAATCCGAAATTACTTTCGATCCGGGCGATATCATCACGCACATCGATCAGATCGATGAAGGTTGGTGGCAAGGGCTCGGACCCGATGGAACTTATGGACTGTTTCCGGCAAATTATGTCGAAATTATTAACTAA
- the LOC126762679 gene encoding transient receptor potential cation channel subfamily V member 5 — protein MGNTESNVTSGVKKQAGVSTQALYKFVNLKGGGLLVDMMKRACQTKQFAEIDHAIKTKVEPFLYNKGAGRYFPISKLVLLRNKERARTKQLPEIRALENPDDDFNIHDYCTEVSEAEYISNPSAYRFVCWNLNERGAVGETILHLCLLNASSLHADLAKRLLKWYPKLILDVYMCDEYYGESVLHIAIVNEDPAMVKYLLDAGADVQERCCGAFMSAEDQKPSRYDSPDHEYVGVQPMTNYDGYVYWGEYPMSFAACLSQEDCFRLVLARGADPNLQDTNGNTSLHMLVIYEKIEMFDVAYEVGTNIHLRNMQNLTALTLAAKLGRVEMFFHILSIEREIYWQLGSITCAAYPLSMIDTIDVETGNINKDSVLNFVVFGDKLEHLELLDGVVIDLLKTKWESFVKSRFYKQFYMFSFYFLFSLISFILRPGPSDKNEDDDGEEVESDDVVTFNPQAINTSSTAAFHGGDKWLRRLIKRAIDKMEYKTFWLNFTDYFDDNDVEPVPSWWASYAECPLMNMESDLAKVRIVAEIIIFFGSILYLLAALREARFLGYKMFVENMMTAPSRVMFLFSCALMMSIPWLRLSCMTEIDDHVAVFIMLTTAPYFLFFCRGFKTVGPFVVMIYRMVMGDLIRFVSIYLVFVMGFSQAYYIIFLTFDNPATPEEIDDSESNPMPSPMESIVAMFLMSLTNFGDYFGGMGSTQHEYEAKTLFFLFMVIVSVLLVNMLIAMMGNTYQKIAEIRNEWQRQWARIVLVVERSVPPAERLKNFMHYSQPMSDGRRALVLRLNMSDEDKEEMKEVQEMKRLHQRFSKKRQVEREARARKRQEEYEKFFGSKPPGDNNNT, from the exons ATGGGGAATACGGAGAGCAATGTAACGAGTGGCGTCAAGAAGCAAGCTGGCGTCTCCACACAAGCGCTTTACAAGTTTGTTAATCTCAAGGGCGGCGGTCTCTTGGTTGATATGATGAAACGCGCTTGTCAGACGAAACAATTCGCGGAAATCGATCACGCAATTAAAACGAAGGTTGAACCGTTTCTCTATAATAAAGGCGCAGGCCGCTACTTTCCAATCTCAAAACTGGTGCTCTTGCGTAATAAGGAACGCGCGCGTACCAAACAACTGCCTGAGATCAGAGCGCTGGAGAATCCAGATGATGACTTTAATATACACGATTACTGTACAGAGGTTTCGGAAGCCGAGTATATATCGAATCCGAGTGCCTACCGTTTTGTGTGCTGGAATTTGAAT GAACGCGGCGCTGTCGGCGAAACCATTTTACATCTCTGTCTGCTGAACGCCTCATCATTGCATGCGGATCTCGCTAAACGTCTGCTCAAATGGTATCCCAAACTCATACTCGATGTCTATATGTGCGATGAATATTATGGTGAGAGCGTGTTACATATCGCGATCGTTAACGAGGATCCGGCGATGGTCAAATATCTGTTAGACGCTGGCGCGGATGTACAAGAACG TTGCTGTGGCGCCTTCATGTCCGCCGAGGATCAGAAACCTTCGCGTTACGACTCGCCCGATCATGAGTATGTCGGCGTACAACCGATGACCAATTACGATGGCTATGTCTATTGGGGCGAGTACCCAATGAGCTTTGCTGCCTGTCTCTCACAAGAAGATTGTTTTCGCTTGGTGTTGGCGCGTGGCGCTGACCCCAATCTGCAGGACACCAACGGCAATACTTCGCTGCATATGTTGGTTATCTACGAAAAGATCGAAATGTTCGATGTAGCCTACGAGGTAGGCACCAATATACACTTACGCAATATGCAAAACCTAACGGCGCTTACGTTGGCCGCCAAGCTGGGACGTGTCGAGATGTTCTTCCATATATTAAGTATAGAACGTGAGATATATTGGCAGCTGGGTAGCATAACATGTGCGGCGTACCCATTGTCGATGATCGACACGATCGATGTCGAGACAGGGAATATCAATAAAGATTCGGTATTGAATTTCGTAGTTTTCGGT GACAAACTGGAGCACTTGGAGTTGTTAGACGGTGTAGTTATCGATTTATTGAAGACCAAATGGGAGTCGTTTGTCAAGTCGCGTTTCTACAAACAGTTTTATATGTTCTCCTTCTATTTCCTCTTCTCGTTAATAAGTTTCATCTTACGTCCCGGACCGTCTGACAAAAATGAAGACGATGATGGCGAAGAAGTTGAGAGCGACGATGTAGTAACTTTTAACCCACAAGCCATAAATACAAGTAGTACTGCTGCATTTCATGGAGGCGATAAGTGGTTACGGCGTTTGATCAAGCGCGCAATCGACAAGATGGAATATA AAACCTTTTGGTTGAACTTTACCGACTATTTCGACGATAATGATGTGGAACCAGTGCCATCTTGGTGGGCGAGTTATGCCGAATGTCCGCTAATGAACATGGAATCGGACTTGGCGAAG GTACGAATTGTGGCCGAAATCATCATATTCTTTGGCTCGATTTTGTACTTATTGGCGGCCCTGAGAGAAGCACGTTTTTTGGgttataaaatgtttgtcgaGAATATG ATGACTGCACCCTCTAGGGTCATGTTTCTGTTCTCCTGTGCGCTCATGATGAGTATACCTTGGCTGAGGTTGTCCTGCATGACCGAGATCGATGATCATGTGGCTGTCTTTATTATGCTCACTACAGCGCCTTACTTTCTATTCTTTTGTCG TGGCTTCAAAACTGTCGGTCCTTTCGTTGTGATGATCTATCGCATGGTCATGGGTGACCTTATACGTTTCGTTTCCATCTATCTGGTCTTCGTGATGGGTTTTTCACAAGCTTACTATATTATATTTCTGACATTCGACAACCCCGCAACACCAGAGGAAATCGACGATTCCGAATCGAATCCAATGCCTTCCCCGATGGAGTCCATAGTGGCTATGTTTTTGATGTCGCTTACCAATTTTGGTGACTACTTCGGCGGCATGGGTTCCACACAGCACGAATATGAAGCGAAGACCCTTTTCTTTCTCTTCATGGTGATTGTCAGCGTGTTGTTGGTGAACATGTTGATCGCTATGATGGGTAACACCTATCAAAAGATCGCCGAGATACGCAACGAGTGGCAACGTCAGTGGGCGCGTATTGTACTGGTAGTGGAGCGTAGTGTACCGCCGGCGGAACGTCTAAAGAATTTCATGCATTACAGTCAACCGATGTCAGATGGACGACGCGCTTTGGTACTTCGGCTGAATATGAGC GATGAGGACAAAGAAGAGATGAAGGAGGTGCAGGAGATGAAACGCCTACACCAGCGGTTTTCCAAGAAGCGCCAGGTTGAGCGTGAGGCCCGTGCTCGCAAGAGACAAGAGGAGTACGAAAAATTCTTCGGTTCAAAACCGCCGggtgataataataatacttgA